In Microbacterium foliorum, the following proteins share a genomic window:
- a CDS encoding GntP family permease: protein MALFTPATDAIMAAVTDTATPDRPAGQLITAAVLGIAIIIVLITWVKLHPFLSLTIGALATGAIAGMDISASVTSFSTGFGTTMGGVGILIALGAIYGKLLADSGGADRIVDTLVSRASARSLPWVMGLIGAVIGLPMFFEVGLVLLVPVIILVARRSGAPLMRIAIPTLAGLSAMHGLVPPHPGPLAAIDALGANLGLTLAFGVIVAIPAVIISGPLFARFAERWVDVPVPELFVTEEDEGVEQRRRPSFGATLFSILLPVFLMLAKAVADISAAGSDAPWKLALDFLGTPVIALLIAVLAGFFILGRGAGFDRTKINDIVGSSLGPIAGILLIVGAGGGFKQVLVDTGIGDVIAQFVSGSSVSVLILAWLVAVVIRIATGSATVATITAAGILQPLTETLDSPMVALLVLAIGSGSVFLSHVNDAGFWLIKEYFGLSIPQTLKSWTVLECLISVTGLAGVLVLSLFV from the coding sequence ATGGCACTCTTCACCCCCGCCACCGACGCGATCATGGCGGCAGTCACCGACACTGCCACGCCGGACCGCCCCGCTGGTCAGCTGATCACCGCAGCAGTACTGGGGATCGCGATCATCATCGTCCTCATCACCTGGGTGAAGCTGCACCCCTTCCTCTCGCTCACGATCGGCGCACTCGCCACCGGCGCAATCGCGGGCATGGACATCAGCGCATCCGTCACCAGCTTCTCGACCGGCTTCGGCACGACCATGGGTGGCGTCGGCATCCTGATCGCGCTCGGCGCGATCTACGGCAAGCTCCTCGCCGACTCGGGCGGCGCCGATCGCATCGTCGACACTCTCGTCAGCCGGGCCAGCGCCCGCTCGCTGCCCTGGGTCATGGGACTCATCGGCGCCGTGATCGGCCTTCCGATGTTCTTCGAGGTCGGCCTCGTGCTCCTCGTGCCTGTCATCATCCTCGTCGCCCGCCGCTCGGGTGCGCCGCTCATGCGCATCGCGATCCCGACGCTCGCCGGCCTCTCGGCCATGCACGGCCTCGTGCCCCCGCACCCCGGCCCTCTCGCGGCTATCGATGCCCTCGGAGCGAACCTCGGCCTCACTCTCGCCTTCGGTGTGATCGTCGCGATCCCCGCCGTGATCATCTCGGGTCCCCTCTTCGCGCGTTTCGCCGAGCGCTGGGTCGATGTGCCAGTGCCCGAGCTGTTCGTCACCGAAGAGGACGAGGGCGTCGAACAGCGTCGTCGCCCCTCGTTCGGCGCCACGCTCTTCAGCATCCTGCTGCCCGTGTTCCTCATGCTCGCGAAGGCCGTCGCCGACATCTCGGCCGCAGGGTCGGACGCCCCTTGGAAGCTCGCTCTCGACTTCCTCGGCACCCCGGTCATCGCGCTGCTCATCGCCGTGCTCGCCGGCTTCTTCATCCTCGGACGCGGCGCCGGCTTCGACCGCACCAAGATCAACGACATCGTCGGATCGTCGCTCGGCCCGATCGCCGGCATCCTGCTGATCGTCGGTGCCGGCGGCGGTTTCAAGCAGGTGCTGGTCGACACCGGCATCGGAGACGTGATCGCCCAGTTCGTCTCCGGCTCCTCGGTCTCGGTGCTGATCCTCGCCTGGTTGGTGGCCGTGGTCATCCGCATCGCCACCGGATCGGCGACCGTCGCAACGATCACCGCCGCCGGCATCCTGCAGCCGCTCACCGAGACTCTCGACTCCCCCATGGTCGCGCTGCTCGTGCTCGCGATCGGCTCGGGATCGGTGTTCCTGTCGCACGTCAACGACGCGGGCTTCTGGCTCATCAAGGAGTACTTCGGCCTCAGCATCCCGCAGACTCTGAAGTCATGGACAGTACTCGAATGCCTCATCTCGGTCACCGGCCTCGCCGGAGTCCTCGTCCTGAGCCTCTTCGTCTGA
- a CDS encoding FadR/GntR family transcriptional regulator, which produces MTVSGAGSPVHDSLVAELGRAIVDGEHPPGSRMLTVELASERGVSRSAAREAVRVLESFGLVWVRRKSGVEVRPRADWNVYAPEVIAWRLAGPGRDEQLRELSQLRSVIEPLAARLAAGAATSEQRVDLVSLVVAMGQEDHEADRERYLMADIRFHRLLLDASGNGMLAALGGTVEAVLRGRTAHSLMPHVANQNAVQWHRDVAFAVASGDADAAATAMRNIVSEADEAMQRAAE; this is translated from the coding sequence ATGACCGTCTCCGGCGCCGGAAGCCCTGTGCACGACTCGCTCGTCGCCGAGCTCGGTAGGGCGATCGTCGACGGTGAGCACCCGCCGGGCTCGCGGATGCTCACTGTCGAGCTGGCTAGCGAGAGAGGCGTGTCCCGCTCGGCCGCGCGTGAGGCCGTTCGCGTTCTGGAGTCCTTCGGACTCGTCTGGGTCCGCCGCAAGTCCGGCGTCGAGGTGCGGCCCAGGGCCGACTGGAACGTCTACGCCCCCGAGGTCATCGCGTGGCGTCTCGCCGGCCCGGGCCGTGACGAGCAGCTGCGAGAACTCAGCCAGCTGCGATCCGTCATCGAGCCGCTCGCAGCGCGTCTCGCGGCCGGCGCGGCCACCTCGGAGCAGAGGGTCGACCTCGTCTCGCTCGTCGTGGCGATGGGGCAGGAGGACCACGAGGCCGATCGCGAGCGATACCTCATGGCCGACATCCGATTCCACCGGCTCCTCCTCGACGCATCCGGCAACGGGATGCTCGCCGCGCTCGGCGGCACGGTGGAGGCGGTGCTCCGCGGGCGCACCGCCCACTCCCTCATGCCTCACGTGGCCAACCAGAACGCGGTGCAGTGGCATCGCGATGTCGCGTTCGCGGTGGCGAGCGGCGACGCGGATGCCGCGGCGACCGCCATGCGCAACATCGTCTCGGAGGCTGACGAGGCCATGCAGCGCGCCGCCGAGTAG
- a CDS encoding heme-degrading domain-containing protein, which yields MTDQTRLAQLEKEHVDLVLRRFDRADAWQLGRSIAERALAQGAPVAVDVRTASGILFHASLPGATADNDAWVQKKAATALRFETSTALLEARVASGGRDMFEPGWLDPVTYAVAGGAVPIRVEGVGVVAVATVSGLPSADDHDLVVEGITALELLAG from the coding sequence ATGACTGACCAGACGAGGCTCGCGCAGCTGGAGAAAGAGCACGTCGACCTGGTCCTGCGTCGGTTCGACCGCGCGGACGCATGGCAGCTCGGGAGGTCCATCGCAGAGCGGGCGCTGGCGCAGGGAGCTCCGGTTGCGGTCGATGTGCGCACCGCCTCCGGCATCCTGTTCCACGCATCGCTGCCTGGTGCGACGGCCGACAACGACGCCTGGGTGCAGAAGAAGGCCGCGACCGCCCTGCGGTTCGAGACCAGCACCGCGCTGCTCGAAGCACGTGTCGCCAGCGGCGGGCGCGACATGTTCGAGCCTGGATGGCTCGACCCCGTCACGTATGCGGTCGCCGGAGGCGCGGTGCCCATCCGTGTCGAAGGTGTGGGCGTCGTCGCCGTCGCGACCGTGTCGGGGCTTCCGTCAGCGGATGATCACGACCTCGTCGTCGAGGGGATCACGGCGTTGGAGCTGCTCGCCGGGTGA
- a CDS encoding FBP domain-containing protein: protein MRALTEADIRSSFVNADADELRVMEMPHDFVLVDWDYLDFFAWRDPSAGRRGYVLTQHEGEISGVVLRVSDPGRGRSGMCNICHTMQPGNQVALFSARRAGEAGLRGDSVGTYICADLSCHENVRLAHPLAPNEVLAPGQVDMRLDGTRRRMEAFAKRVRDES, encoded by the coding sequence ATGCGAGCGCTCACCGAGGCAGACATCCGTTCGTCCTTCGTCAACGCGGATGCGGACGAGCTGCGAGTCATGGAGATGCCGCACGACTTCGTCCTCGTCGACTGGGACTACCTGGACTTCTTCGCATGGCGCGATCCGAGCGCCGGGCGTCGCGGCTATGTCCTGACCCAGCATGAGGGGGAGATCTCCGGAGTCGTCCTCCGAGTCTCCGACCCCGGCCGCGGGCGTTCGGGGATGTGCAACATCTGCCACACAATGCAGCCAGGCAACCAGGTGGCGCTCTTCTCGGCCCGACGTGCCGGCGAGGCAGGGCTGCGCGGAGATTCGGTGGGAACCTACATCTGCGCAGATCTCTCGTGCCACGAGAACGTGAGGCTTGCGCACCCCCTCGCGCCCAACGAGGTGCTGGCACCCGGACAGGTGGATATGCGCCTCGACGGCACCCGACGGCGTATGGAGGCTTTCGCCAAGCGGGTGCGGGACGAGAGCTGA
- a CDS encoding bile acid:sodium symporter family protein, with product MGSALTTIGLPVALGIIMLGLGLSLTLADFARVLKQPKAVIIALLCQLILLPAICFGLVLLFELPPVLAVGMMMLAASPGGTTANLYSHLFRGDIALNISLTAVNSVIAVITLPLITNFAIAYFQPFDDQLGLQWAKALEVFAIVLLPVALGMLIRRLAPKFAEGMDKPVRIASVVILVVVIGGAVASNWSLLVANFTQLALITVLFCVISLAIGFLVPRLLRVGRRQAIATSFEIGIHNATLAIVIAQSVLGSVELSLPAAVYGVLMFFVAFGFGFLIRDRSEPADSASAPTRAS from the coding sequence ATGGGATCAGCGTTGACCACCATAGGACTCCCCGTCGCCCTCGGCATCATCATGCTGGGGCTCGGTCTCAGCCTCACGCTCGCCGACTTCGCTCGAGTGCTGAAGCAGCCGAAGGCGGTGATCATCGCGCTGCTCTGTCAGCTCATCCTCCTGCCGGCGATCTGCTTCGGTCTCGTGCTCCTCTTCGAGTTGCCGCCTGTGCTCGCCGTCGGCATGATGATGCTCGCAGCCTCTCCGGGAGGCACCACCGCGAATCTGTACAGCCATCTGTTCCGTGGCGACATCGCGTTGAACATCTCGCTCACGGCCGTCAATTCCGTGATCGCCGTGATCACCCTGCCGCTCATCACGAACTTCGCGATCGCGTACTTCCAGCCCTTCGACGACCAGCTCGGTCTGCAGTGGGCGAAGGCTCTCGAGGTGTTCGCGATCGTCCTGCTCCCCGTCGCCCTCGGCATGCTCATCCGCCGACTCGCACCGAAGTTCGCCGAGGGGATGGACAAACCGGTGCGCATCGCCTCGGTCGTGATCCTCGTCGTCGTGATCGGCGGGGCCGTGGCCTCGAACTGGTCCCTGCTGGTGGCGAACTTCACGCAGCTCGCACTGATCACCGTGCTGTTCTGCGTGATCAGCCTCGCGATCGGCTTCCTCGTGCCGCGTCTGCTCCGCGTCGGCCGACGTCAGGCGATCGCGACCTCGTTCGAGATCGGCATCCACAACGCGACTCTCGCGATCGTCATCGCCCAGTCCGTGCTCGGATCCGTCGAGCTGAGTCTGCCGGCGGCGGTCTACGGGGTGCTGATGTTCTTCGTCGCGTTCGGCTTCGGGTTCCTCATCCGCGATCGCTCGGAGCCCGCGGACTCGGCCTCCGCACCGACTCGAGCTTCATAG
- a CDS encoding MDR family MFS transporter codes for MSATATKDAPFLLTKRRIWIIFSALIAGMLLSSLDQTIVSTAMPTIVGQLGGVDHQVWITTAYLLATTIVMPIYGKFGDVLGRRNLFLVAIALFTLASVGCAFATDFWMFVTFRALQGLGGGGLMILSQAIIADIVPANERGKYMGPLGAVFGLSAVAGPLLGGFFVDHMTWQWAFYINIPVGIAAFIIALVALKLPSKKAEKPIDIFGVIFLSIATTCLIFFTDFGGDKEFGWDSLATWAWGAGLVVAATAFVITEAKVQDPIIPLSLFRNPIFVNATAIGLVLGIGMFAAIGFVPTFLQMSSGASAAASGLLMIPMMVGLIGTSIFSGIAISKTGKYKVYPIVGTILTGIAMVAMTTLSAETPIWLICAFLFVFGAGLGLIMQVVVLVVQNAVPAGEIGTATSTNNYFREVGASLGTAVFGTIFTTRLTENLLGVFADAGASPEDASQAASTIDPATLNALPDEVRDGIVTAYADALAPVFWFLVPFIVLALVLSLFLKQIPLSDQAGLVARGEAISGEEAERLEAEQRGTIVRPAAGSDGAARVVVDNDAPPTAR; via the coding sequence ATGTCCGCCACAGCCACCAAGGATGCGCCCTTCCTGCTCACGAAGCGGCGCATCTGGATCATCTTCAGCGCCCTGATCGCCGGGATGCTGCTCTCGAGTCTCGACCAGACGATCGTGTCGACCGCGATGCCGACGATCGTCGGGCAGCTCGGCGGCGTCGATCACCAGGTGTGGATCACCACCGCATACCTGCTCGCGACCACGATCGTCATGCCGATCTACGGCAAGTTCGGCGACGTCCTCGGTCGTCGAAACCTCTTCCTGGTCGCGATCGCCCTCTTCACGCTCGCCTCGGTCGGCTGCGCGTTCGCCACCGATTTCTGGATGTTCGTCACCTTCCGCGCGCTGCAGGGTCTCGGCGGCGGCGGACTGATGATCCTGTCGCAGGCGATCATCGCCGACATCGTGCCCGCCAACGAGCGCGGCAAGTACATGGGGCCGCTCGGCGCCGTCTTCGGCCTGTCGGCTGTCGCCGGTCCTCTGCTCGGCGGGTTCTTCGTCGACCACATGACGTGGCAGTGGGCGTTCTACATCAACATCCCGGTCGGCATCGCCGCCTTCATCATCGCGCTGGTCGCCCTCAAGCTGCCGAGCAAGAAGGCCGAGAAGCCGATCGACATCTTCGGCGTGATCTTCCTGTCGATCGCGACGACCTGCCTGATCTTCTTCACAGACTTCGGCGGCGACAAGGAGTTCGGCTGGGATTCCCTCGCGACCTGGGCCTGGGGTGCCGGTCTCGTCGTGGCAGCGACCGCCTTCGTCATCACCGAGGCGAAGGTGCAGGACCCGATCATCCCGCTGAGCCTCTTCCGCAACCCGATCTTCGTCAACGCCACCGCGATCGGGCTCGTGCTCGGCATCGGTATGTTCGCCGCGATCGGCTTCGTGCCTACATTCCTGCAGATGTCGTCCGGCGCCTCCGCCGCGGCATCCGGTCTGCTGATGATCCCGATGATGGTGGGTCTGATCGGAACCTCGATCTTCTCGGGCATCGCGATCTCGAAGACCGGCAAGTACAAGGTCTACCCGATCGTCGGAACGATCCTCACCGGCATCGCGATGGTGGCGATGACGACTCTCTCGGCCGAGACGCCGATCTGGCTGATCTGCGCGTTCCTGTTCGTGTTCGGCGCCGGACTCGGCCTGATCATGCAGGTCGTCGTCCTGGTCGTGCAGAATGCCGTCCCCGCCGGCGAGATCGGCACCGCGACCAGCACGAACAACTATTTCCGCGAGGTCGGCGCCTCGCTCGGCACCGCAGTGTTCGGCACGATCTTCACGACTCGCCTGACCGAGAACCTGCTCGGCGTCTTCGCCGACGCCGGAGCCTCACCTGAGGATGCATCTCAGGCGGCGTCGACCATCGACCCCGCCACGCTCAATGCACTGCCAGACGAAGTCCGAGACGGAATCGTCACGGCGTACGCGGATGCTCTCGCGCCGGTGTTCTGGTTCCTCGTGCCGTTCATCGTGCTGGCCCTCGTGCTGTCGCTGTTCCTCAAGCAGATCCCGCTGTCGGACCAGGCCGGGCTCGTCGCCCGAGGTGAAGCCATCAGCGGCGAGGAGGCCGAGCGCCTCGAAGCCGAGCAGCGAGGCACGATCGTTCGGCCCGCCGCCGGTTCAGATGGCGCTGCCCGCGTCGTCGTCGACAACGACGCGCCCCCGACCGCTCGCTGA
- a CDS encoding enoyl-CoA hydratase/isomerase family protein, producing the protein MNDAILFAVDGGLARLTLNRPARLNAFNADLAHAWRDATAEATSRSDVKAILIDAAGPAFCAGGDVIDMATAMGSADDITALAEVINTGIRSLTESAVPVVAAAHGTTAGGGLGILLSSDYAVVGSRSRLGSLYANIGLTPDLSVSAQLARAVGQRRALQLVLQDRLLSAAEAVEWGLVAEAVEGSDSADEADLVRARAEEVARFWLAGAAEAYGNAKRLVRSQPERTFAEQLSEEARSIGAAMATPDAQARIAAFAASSAHKR; encoded by the coding sequence ATGAACGATGCCATCCTGTTCGCCGTCGACGGGGGACTGGCCCGGCTCACGCTGAACCGCCCCGCGAGGCTCAACGCCTTCAATGCCGATCTGGCGCACGCCTGGCGCGATGCGACCGCAGAGGCCACGTCGCGGTCAGACGTCAAGGCGATCCTGATCGACGCCGCCGGCCCGGCGTTCTGCGCCGGCGGCGACGTGATCGACATGGCGACGGCCATGGGGTCCGCAGACGACATCACCGCGCTCGCCGAGGTGATCAACACCGGCATCCGCTCGCTCACCGAGTCGGCGGTGCCGGTCGTCGCCGCAGCACATGGCACGACGGCAGGCGGTGGGCTCGGGATTCTGCTCAGCAGTGACTACGCCGTCGTCGGTTCGCGGTCTCGCCTCGGCAGTCTTTACGCGAACATCGGGCTCACCCCCGACCTCTCGGTATCGGCCCAGCTCGCTCGGGCGGTCGGACAGCGTCGGGCGTTGCAGCTGGTGCTGCAGGACCGCCTGCTGTCCGCCGCCGAGGCCGTGGAATGGGGCCTCGTCGCCGAGGCTGTCGAAGGGTCGGACTCGGCGGACGAAGCCGACCTGGTGCGAGCCCGCGCCGAAGAGGTCGCCCGCTTCTGGCTGGCCGGTGCCGCAGAGGCCTATGGAAACGCCAAGCGACTCGTTCGCTCGCAGCCCGAGCGAACGTTCGCAGAGCAGCTGAGCGAGGAGGCGCGGTCGATCGGCGCCGCCATGGCGACGCCGGATGCCCAGGCTCGGATCGCCGCCTTCGCCGCCTCCTCCGCGCACAAACGCTGA
- a CDS encoding MarR family winged helix-turn-helix transcriptional regulator, which yields MQASEGPSPEIERAAFAPARPATALLRDFLELSELFESSLADELGVNPTDLQVMEHLIMSGPLAPTELARRVGLSAGATTTSVDRLVALGHVSREPRPNDRRGILVAPRPESRDKAMGRLIPMIMGVDAELDSFTPQEQDVITRYLRQVTESLRVHASIGISAPD from the coding sequence ATGCAAGCGAGCGAGGGGCCATCACCAGAGATCGAGAGAGCAGCGTTCGCGCCTGCCCGACCGGCGACGGCGCTGCTGCGAGACTTCCTCGAACTCAGCGAGCTGTTCGAGTCCTCCCTCGCCGACGAGCTGGGTGTCAACCCCACCGACCTCCAGGTCATGGAGCACCTGATCATGAGCGGACCGCTGGCTCCGACCGAGCTCGCTCGGAGAGTGGGGCTCTCTGCGGGGGCGACCACCACTTCCGTCGATCGCCTCGTCGCGCTCGGGCATGTCTCGCGAGAGCCTCGCCCGAACGACCGTCGAGGCATCCTCGTCGCTCCGCGGCCCGAGTCCCGCGACAAGGCGATGGGGCGTCTGATCCCGATGATCATGGGTGTCGATGCGGAGCTGGACTCCTTCACACCACAGGAACAGGACGTGATCACCAGGTACCTCCGACAGGTCACCGAGTCACTGCGCGTACACGCCAGCATCGGGATCTCGGCCCCGGACTGA
- a CDS encoding inositol monophosphatase family protein, producing MSLELELADLASRIAREAGDLARTRRAEGVHLAATKSTIADIVTDADREVELLIRERLRVARPGDGFLGEESEAERGESGITWVVDPIDGTVNYAYGIPSYAVSIAAVRGSAVAGEWEALSAAVYAPASAEMFTAARGHGAFLGDARLSVTTETSAGALLATGFGYDPATHDGDLATVRRIMSIARDLRRAGAASLDLAFVAAGRLDGYFERGLKPWDHAAGALLVTEAGGSVSLIDRDSTRPMLIAGGIEVHRRVLDILRDET from the coding sequence GTGAGCCTCGAACTCGAGCTCGCCGACCTCGCCTCTCGGATCGCGCGCGAGGCCGGCGACCTGGCACGCACGCGTCGCGCCGAAGGCGTGCACCTCGCCGCGACGAAGTCGACGATCGCAGACATCGTGACGGACGCCGACCGCGAGGTCGAGCTGCTCATCCGTGAGCGCCTGCGGGTCGCTCGACCGGGCGACGGCTTCCTCGGTGAGGAATCGGAGGCCGAGCGGGGCGAGAGCGGAATCACCTGGGTCGTCGATCCCATCGACGGCACGGTGAACTACGCCTACGGGATCCCCTCCTATGCCGTGAGTATTGCGGCGGTGCGCGGCAGCGCCGTTGCGGGGGAGTGGGAGGCCCTCTCCGCAGCCGTCTATGCCCCGGCATCCGCAGAGATGTTCACCGCTGCGAGGGGCCACGGCGCGTTTCTGGGAGACGCGCGACTCTCGGTCACGACCGAGACATCGGCTGGTGCGCTGCTGGCCACCGGCTTCGGGTATGACCCGGCGACGCACGACGGCGACCTCGCCACCGTGCGCAGGATCATGTCAATCGCCAGGGATCTCCGTCGTGCCGGTGCGGCCTCGCTGGACCTCGCGTTCGTGGCCGCCGGGCGACTGGACGGCTACTTCGAGCGCGGCCTGAAGCCCTGGGATCATGCGGCAGGCGCGCTGCTCGTCACCGAGGCGGGAGGCAGCGTCTCGCTGATCGATCGAGACTCGACGAGACCCATGCTCATCGCAGGTGGAATCGAGGTCCACCGACGGGTGCTCGATATTCTTCGAGATGAAACGTGA
- a CDS encoding gluconokinase yields MSVNAPVLVFMGVASTGKSTVAAMLAGRLGWAFEEGDDLHPEANVAKMAAGHALNDDDRWPWLDRIAEWIDERVEAGEPGIVTCSALRRSYRDVLRRDAVTFVHFTGSRELILDRMLRRQGHFMPATLLDSQFATLEPLEDDERAIEIDIALTPAEQAAQIASRLRLHPDY; encoded by the coding sequence ATGTCCGTCAACGCACCCGTCCTCGTCTTCATGGGCGTCGCCAGTACCGGAAAATCGACAGTCGCGGCCATGCTCGCCGGCCGGCTCGGCTGGGCCTTCGAAGAGGGCGACGACCTGCACCCCGAGGCGAACGTCGCCAAGATGGCGGCCGGCCATGCGCTCAACGACGACGACCGCTGGCCCTGGCTCGACCGCATCGCCGAGTGGATCGACGAACGCGTCGAGGCGGGCGAGCCCGGCATCGTCACGTGCTCGGCGCTGCGCCGCAGCTACCGCGACGTGCTTCGCCGGGATGCGGTCACGTTCGTGCACTTCACCGGCTCGCGCGAACTGATCCTCGATCGGATGCTGCGCCGTCAGGGTCACTTCATGCCGGCCACGCTGCTCGACTCGCAGTTCGCCACGCTCGAGCCGCTGGAAGACGACGAGAGGGCGATCGAGATCGACATCGCGCTGACGCCCGCCGAGCAGGCAGCACAGATCGCCTCACGGCTGCGCCTGCACCCCGACTACTGA
- a CDS encoding FHA domain-containing protein, whose amino-acid sequence MIRLDIDLQVEQASPDDGPPTRFSVRAEGQEVVVTLESTPGLGSMSRRDLTQLVPLADGLARRGIRVRVEGPRGTLVQFGDVKSGPVGRAIAGSSHIKLGHLSTLLSEAQHREHGSGFRLPVPPSTPFPLVPTVARRVRRRVTTTHYLPGSGRPRLIFAVGSGDWNLSRPREFDLLPGRTVIGSGPDADLRLEGLEARHAEVRHNDDDEYVLYSYAATGGGRPNLPHSTENARILRTGSRIEIGPWRLAYYREEFADHGRPFGGRQGGEYEFQKQQPVRPYGSGELG is encoded by the coding sequence ATGATCCGCCTCGATATCGACCTGCAGGTCGAGCAGGCCAGCCCGGACGACGGCCCTCCGACGCGGTTCAGCGTCAGAGCTGAGGGTCAGGAGGTCGTCGTCACGCTTGAATCCACCCCGGGGCTCGGCAGCATGAGCCGTCGTGACCTGACTCAGCTCGTACCGCTCGCCGATGGACTCGCGCGGCGCGGAATCCGTGTGCGTGTGGAAGGGCCGCGGGGGACTCTCGTTCAGTTCGGGGATGTGAAATCGGGGCCCGTGGGCCGGGCGATCGCCGGCTCCTCGCACATCAAACTGGGGCATCTCTCGACGCTTCTGTCTGAGGCCCAGCACCGGGAGCACGGCAGCGGCTTCCGGCTTCCCGTCCCTCCCTCGACGCCGTTCCCCCTCGTCCCCACGGTGGCCCGGAGAGTGCGGCGGCGAGTCACGACGACCCACTACCTTCCCGGCTCCGGTCGTCCTCGGTTGATCTTCGCGGTCGGCTCGGGCGACTGGAACCTCAGCAGGCCTCGAGAGTTCGACCTGCTCCCGGGGCGCACGGTCATCGGTTCCGGACCAGACGCCGACCTGCGGTTGGAGGGGCTCGAAGCCCGCCATGCCGAAGTCCGTCATAACGACGACGACGAGTACGTCCTCTATTCGTACGCGGCGACCGGCGGTGGTCGACCGAATCTCCCGCACAGCACGGAGAACGCCAGGATCCTGCGGACCGGATCTCGCATCGAGATCGGGCCATGGCGCCTGGCGTACTACCGGGAGGAGTTCGCCGACCACGGGCGTCCCTTCGGTGGACGCCAGGGAGGCGAGTACGAGTTCCAGAAGCAGCAACCGGTGCGACCGTACGGCTCGGGCGAGCTCGGCTGA
- a CDS encoding M23 family metallopeptidase, protein MPFENPQAASAPTRRSSRLRTAAFEASAAGVTEAVPEAAPVSEPASVAFETPTSRRAARQRLNTAEVFIAASAVAAASAASDLADVVAVEPTEAPEVVIEPVAEPAVEPAAMPEMADDAHPEPQQADSGDAGHRSSSDDAFETAARAFRRAAPKSASMPTVEPEAAAAEETPVEHVARRRPSARKFLTVGATVGVMSLAGLLAVGMTLPAEAVAAVQGTQAITATSLVAASGSKSADKAGDEIQAFVTSSDVQNESLARSDSFSTVSLIQVASEEGINYSNEVFTNDAEAAIQWPFKVGVGMSSGYGMRWGRLHEGIDFVPGEGAPIQAIADGVVRTATEQGGAYGVTVYIDHVIDGQIVTSHYSHMQYGSLQVKAGQTVKVGDIVGHTGNTGRSYGAHLHFEIIINGGTIDPLPWLRENAGRTSY, encoded by the coding sequence TTGCCCTTCGAGAATCCCCAGGCTGCCTCTGCGCCCACGCGCCGGTCCAGCCGTCTCCGCACTGCGGCCTTCGAGGCCTCTGCGGCAGGAGTGACAGAAGCCGTCCCCGAAGCTGCACCCGTTTCCGAACCCGCGTCCGTCGCCTTCGAGACTCCGACTTCGCGCCGCGCCGCGCGCCAGCGTCTGAACACCGCAGAGGTGTTCATCGCCGCGAGCGCGGTCGCCGCAGCGTCTGCAGCATCCGACTTGGCAGATGTCGTCGCGGTCGAGCCGACGGAGGCTCCCGAGGTCGTCATCGAGCCGGTTGCGGAACCTGCCGTCGAGCCCGCGGCGATGCCCGAGATGGCTGATGACGCTCACCCGGAGCCTCAGCAGGCCGATTCGGGCGATGCCGGGCACCGCTCGAGCTCCGACGATGCTTTCGAGACCGCGGCCCGCGCGTTCCGCCGCGCCGCGCCCAAGAGTGCGTCCATGCCGACCGTCGAGCCCGAAGCCGCTGCGGCTGAAGAGACGCCTGTCGAGCACGTCGCCCGTCGTCGCCCGTCGGCCCGCAAGTTCCTCACAGTCGGCGCAACCGTCGGCGTGATGAGCCTCGCCGGACTCCTCGCGGTCGGAATGACGCTTCCTGCTGAGGCTGTGGCCGCAGTGCAGGGCACGCAGGCGATCACGGCGACATCTCTCGTGGCCGCGTCGGGCTCCAAGTCGGCGGACAAAGCCGGCGACGAGATCCAGGCCTTCGTCACCTCCTCCGATGTGCAGAACGAGTCGCTCGCAAGATCCGACAGCTTCTCGACCGTCTCCCTGATCCAGGTGGCATCCGAAGAGGGCATCAACTACTCCAACGAGGTCTTCACCAACGACGCCGAGGCCGCGATCCAGTGGCCCTTCAAGGTCGGCGTGGGCATGAGCTCGGGCTACGGCATGCGCTGGGGTCGTCTGCACGAGGGCATCGACTTCGTCCCCGGCGAGGGGGCGCCCATCCAGGCGATCGCCGACGGCGTCGTGCGCACCGCCACCGAGCAGGGTGGCGCCTACGGCGTGACCGTCTACATCGATCACGTGATCGACGGACAGATCGTCACGAGCCACTACTCGCACATGCAGTACGGCTCGCTGCAGGTCAAGGCCGGTCAGACCGTGAAGGTCGGCGACATCGTCGGGCACACGGGCAACACGGGCCGTTCCTACGGCGCGCACCTGCACTTCGAGATCATCATCAACGGAGGCACCATCGACCCGCTGCCGTGGTTGCGCGAGAACGCGGGCCGCACCTCGTATTGA